In Vibrio quintilis, the DNA window TATATCCGTATTTTTTCTCCTGCTGCGAGAGCTATATTTAAGCAATTATCAATTGAAGAGCAAGCAAAGCAATTTTTATATTTTGAACATCTAATTCATCAAATGGGCTCAATTACCTACTATGGTAGATAACTATTCTCATAAAATGACAGATATCTGAAATTAAAGAGAGATAGTCCCAACAAGGAGAAAAATCACGATGATTTTTCAGTATTTGGAGCGCAGGACGCGCTTCCAAATACGTGCCGGCCCGCGCGCGCTGAACCCAAAAGAAGCATTTTTGGTGACTTTTTGTGCCAGCAAAAAGTGACTGGAGCGCGTGCGCCAAAAGCCGCTATTCGCCGCTATCTTCCCGGCCGGGGATAAATTTCACCGGCGCAGCTAAAAAACATCACCCAGCCAGTCAACAAATGCTTTCACCCGGGATGCGTATTTCCGGTTGCGCGGGTAAAGCACCGAAACCGGCGAAGGCGCTGGCGGGCAGTCTTCCAGCATCGGTATCAGGCGCCCTTCGCTGATATCCTGCGCCACATGGTAGCGGGGGACCTGCACAATCCCTAACCCGTTGCACGCAGCCATGACAAGCGTTTCCGCTGAATTAACCGTCAGAGATGTATTGATTGACAGGGTGTGTGTGTTGCCGCCGATACAAAATTCCAAAGGCATCGGCGTGCTGCTCCCGGTGGCGCGAAAGCCGACCATCTGATGTTTTTCCAGCGCCTGATAATCTGAAGGCAAACCGAATTTCTGAATATACTGCGGTGAAGCGACAGTCACTTCTTCGAGTGTGGCAATCTGTTTCGCCACCAGCTCCTGTGGCTGAATATTTCCCACCCGTAACACACAGTCAATCCCTTCCCGGATTACATCAGCAATCCGGTCACCTTCACTGAGGAATAAATCAATCTCCGGATAATTTGCCAGAAAATCAGGCAGTTTTGGCATCAGAAAATGCCGGGCCAGCGTGCCATGGACGTCGACCCGCAAGGCCCCTTTGGGTTTGGCACCGGATAAGAAGGTTTCTGCGTCTTCGACGTCTTGAATGATCGACAGGCAACGATGGTAAAACGCATCACCATCAATCGTCGGAGTGACCTGACGGGTCGTCCGTTCCAGCAATACCACACCTATTTTTGCTTCCAGCTTTTTGATGACGTCAGAAACGGTCGAAGCGGGGAGGTTCAGATCTTCTGCCGCAGCACTGAAGCTCCGTCTTTCATAGACCCGGGTAAAGACTTTCATTGTGTCAATTCTGTCCATGATCGTTCTCTGCGCCTGATTATTCGTTTTTTCCGGATACTGTTACTAAATATTAGCTGATTATCCGTTTATGAAGAAGTGATAAGTTTGTCTGCGATGTAAACAGCCATTCAATCAAAGGATACAAACATGTCAGAACGAACCAAAATCGCTATAGTCACCGGTGCTTCAAGAGGCATTGGTGCAGAAATCGCAAAACGCCTTGCCAGCGATGGCTTCCGGGTCGTTGTCAATTATGCAGGGAATGCGCAGGCGGCTGACAAAGTCGTGCAGGGCATTCAATCATCCGGTGGTCAGGCGATGGCTTTTCAGGCGGATGTGTCTGATGCAGCTGCGGTTTCGCAACTCTTTGAGTTTGTGGAATCCACCTGGGGGCAGGTCAGTTTGCTGGTAAACAATGCCGGGATGATGGAACTGAAAACGTTAGCTGACGTCAGTGATGTGCATGTCAGCAAGATGATTGATATTAACCTGAAAGGCACCATTCATACGCTGAGAGAAGCTGCGGTCCGTCTTGCGCATGGTGGTCGTGCGGTGAATTTCTCCACCTCCGTGGTCGGGCTGAAGCTGGAAAGTTACGGTGTGTATGCGGCGACCAAAGCAGCCGTTGAGACGCTGACTGCCATCATGGCCAAAGAAATGCGGGGTAAAAACATCACCGTAAACGCCATCGCACCAGGTCCGACAGCGACTGAGCTGTTCCTGAAAGGAAAATCTGATGAGCTGGTTGATCGCATGGCGAAGATGAACCCGCTGGAAAGATTAGGTACACCGGAAGATATTGCCGCTGTGGTGTCCTTTTTAGCCGGTCCGGACAGTGGCTGGATCAATGGTCAGGTTTTGCGGGCTAATGGTGGCATGATTTAAAGGAGTTGAATATGTCACAAAAAGTCGTGATGGTGACTGGCTCATCAAGTGGGTTCGGATGTTTAATCTCTGAAGCCCGGGCCAGAGCCGGTCATACTGTGACGGCAGCATTCGGCTGGCCGGTCTGGGCGATGTTTATCGGATGGTTTCCATCATGGCTGAAAAACCGGTATCCTCATCATGATTAAGGGCTGTTAAGTAAGGAAAAGAACAGGGATGATCATTCCGGATAAATTAAGCATGCATGATCAGGTCAGAGTGCTGGCACCATCAAGAAGCCTGGGCATCATCAGTGAAGAAACCCGATCCATTGCCAGTCAACGGTTTCAGGCATTAGGACTTAAATTAACATTTTCCAAAAATTGCGAAGTGATGGATGAATTCTCATCATCTTCAATTGAGGAAAGAATAGAAGATTTGCATGATGCTTTTCTGGATAAGAATGTAAAAGCGATATTCACGGTGATTGGCGGACATAACGTCAATCAGTTACTCAAATATATCGATTATTCAATGATAAAAAATAATCCAAAAATCATCTGTGGCTATTCCGATACCACTGCACTGTCAAACACGATTTATCACAAAACGGGACTGGTGGCTTATTCCGGCCCGGCGTATTCTACTTTAGGTATGCTAAAAGGGATTGATTTTACACTGGCATACCTTAAAAAATGTTTATTCTCTGATGCGCCATACGCAATCAACAATCCCGGAACATGGAGTGATGATCCATGGTTTCTCGACCAATATAAACGCAAATTCTACAATGATGATGGAATAAAAATATTGAATGAAGGAAAGGCCGAAGGTACCCTGATTGGTGGTAATTTATGTACTTTTAATTTATTACAGGGAAGTGAATTTATGCCATCTTTAGATAATACAATTTTGTTTATTGAAGATGATGAATTAACTTTCCCTGAAAATTTTGACAGAGATTTACAGTCATTAATTCATCAGAAAGACTTCTGTAACGTGAAAGGACTTGTGATTGGTAAGTTTCAATTAAAGTCTGCTATGTCTGAACAACAATTATTGAAAATACTTCAGACGAAAAAAGAACTATCAACCATGCCGGTTTTATATAATGTAAGTTTCGGGCATACGACGCCACATATCTGCTTCCCGATTGGCGGGAAAGTTAAAATTGATACAGATAAGCATGAGAAAATTATTGTGGAGCAGCACTAAATCTGATTCAGGAATATACCCGGACAACCTGCCTGTTCAGGTCACTTGGGTATATACCGCTGAAGCTCTGTACCTTGTTAACACGTTCATCACTTTAAAGTGATTTTTTTTCCGTTAAGGCAGACGGATACATCAAAAAAGTCCTGAACTGTAAGACAATCAGCGACAGGATGATTATCTGGTGCTGCTGCCAATATTCTGATGACATCACAGCCTGCATTGACAGCGGACTGAATGCCGGCTTGTGCATCTTCAAATACTAAGCATTGGTTGCTTTCAGCCCCCAGTCTGTCAGCTGCCAGCGCATATCCTTCAGGGTGTGGTTTACCGTTGGTTATATCTTCAACCGTAATCAATATTTCAGGCACAGGAACCGAAGCGGCCTTCAATCTTTGAATTGCTAACTCTCTGGGAGCAGAGGTAAATATCCCCCAGTCCTCATCTTGCAGCTGGCTCAGGAATTCAATGGCACCCGGAACCGGTTTTACCGAATTCACATGCTCTGATTCAGTGACTTCCAGCTTAGCTGCCTCTTTTTTGATATCAAGGTGCGGCATGATTTCTCTGATCACTTCTTCACCAGGACGACCATGAGATATCGCCAGAATGCTGTTGACATCAATCTCATGCTCATTCGCCCACACGCACCATGCTTTTTCGACTGACTCCTTTGAGTCAACAAGTGTTCCATCCATATCAAAGATGAATTTTTTATAGTTTTTCATGATGAAAATCCTGTAACTTACTGTTAATCATAAATATTGTTTATAGGAGTTTAGCTAAGCCCTGATATGTATTATTGGCCGGAAATTGGGTTGTTTGGTGCACTATATGGACATTTACTGATATGATTACGCCAAAATTGATTGACCTGATATGAGCGTTGAGATTCATGAAACCTATACCAGCAAAAAGTTTAATCCGGCCAGGTTATTCATGGAGACATCACTTAGATGAATCGCCCCTGGTATCAACTCAGGCTCACTTTCATCGTGAATACGAACTGCTGCTGCTTTTCAATTACAGCGGGATGATCAGAATAGGAAGCGTTGATATGGAAGTATTTCCCTGCTCACTGTTTTTGATTCCGCCGAATGTTTCTCATGACTTAAAAGGCTTAGATGTGAATTCCAAAGACATAGTGAATTCCAAAGATATGATGCCGGAGAGGTACAGCCTGTGGATTGAAAAAGAGTGGATGTCTAACATGTTGATTCATTGTCGTGAGATGAGAAAACTATCCAATATATTCGGTCATGATATCGGGATATTCTTTTCTCAGCACACTGCGTCTGAAGTGAAAAATGTAATCCGTCAAATCGACTATAAAACATCCAGCCTTGAGCAGCTATCTGTACTGCTCCGGGTATTTTCACTGATGATACAAGATAAGGCGCAGGTGATTCTCAGCTCGCCTGAGCGTGTTCATTTCGAGTCAGAAAAAGACCGGGTTGAGGCATTGTCCCTTTATCTTGATCGAAATTACTCAAAAGATATTTCGCTGACTGATCTGGCAAAACACATTTATTGTAGTGAGCGAACAGTCAACCGGATCTTTAAAAAGCATTTTGGTGAAACGTTTAGTCAGAGGCTCAAAAAAATAAGATTAAGTCATGCTGCCGGCATGCTGGAAACTTCCGGCCTGAAGGTGAGTTATATCTGTCAAATGACAGGGTATAAAAATCTCTCGAATTTCAATCGACAATTCCGGGCCTATAAAGGTTTAACACCTATAGAATACAGAGCAAAGTTCTCTGGTTGACAGCGTCTGATTATCCCGCAGGATGCGGCTACTTTGAACCAAACGATACCGATCAAACTTTCCGGGTCTGGCGGGCATAAATATAAGTCGTTTGAGACTGTTATCTTAAATGATACTAAACAGGGTTATCAAAACACATTGCTTGCACTGATGGCGTTGTGTCAAAAGGCTGAAGTCGAATTTCATATCTTTTCAGAAGAAGATAAAAAGCGAGCATGGGCAGACAGAGAGCAAGCTTTACAAGCAGTTAAGGCCAAACTTCCTGAACATATCAAGCTGTTTTGGTACTGTAACAGCCCCGCCCCGGGCTTACTTATCAGCCATGGTTTATCAAAATTGGGCTTACAGTGTAAAAACATTTACAACTTGGAAATATATTTACCAAATATGGCGAGTGCGAGATGATCATTTTCAATAAAAACAATGTTTTATTTTGTGGTATGTTTATTGATACTTCTTTTATATCTGCAAAACTACAATGAAGGTCATGAATAATAATGAGATATCCTGAACACTTAGAAAAAACGCCAATTACCCGATATCAGCCGCCAACAACCAGTCACCCTGATAACATCCCGTTTCATTTAATGGAACCGACGATGTTTGAGCGATTCTGCTGCGACTTAATTGACTATAAAATCAGCTATGAATTACGTCATTCCATTATTGATGTGTTGCCTATCGGTACCCGTGGACAGAAACAATATGGTGCGGATATTTTTGTAAAGGAATCAGGAGGCGAAAATACCCAATATACCTTGTATGAAGTAAAACGCGTTCACAATTATGGATGGCGTGATTATCAAAAAACAGTGCAGCGTTTTTTGGACCATTATGATGACTGGGGATTGAAAATCGGTAAATTTTGCCTTCTGGTTTCAGAAGATATCTCAGCCGATGTCATTATTCATTGGCAACAGCAAGTCAAATCTCTGTCTGAAATCGATATCGAGTTTGACATCATCTCTGTTACAAAACTGAACGAATGGACGCAGAAATATCCGGAGCTGGTCTACAAGTATTTTCATTCAGCATGGGTGAAGCATTTTTGGGGAGAAAATGCGATTTGGCACATTGAAAAGTATGGTATTTTTCGATTTAAAGAATCAGCCAGCTGGGTGGGTTATGAAGGTATTGAACACGAGGTGTATGACAATTTTTTCTCTTATAAAAATGACCATGTCAGAATTCAGGGCTTTTTACCCTCTCAAAGAAAGAAGCAGCTCAGTTGCTTCGTTGAATTCCGCAACGGCCATTTCTCTCATGTGATGACAACACTGGGAGAAGAGCAGTTATTAGCGAGGTATTTTATTGGTGCCATTATCCCCATTGATGAATATGAGCATCCTTATTTATTAAAAAATATGAGCAGCGAGGAAGATACATTTTTCTGTGATATTGGTAACAGCCGCATGCTGATTTCCAGAGAAGAAGCGGAATTTCTTCAGGATGCCATGCAGTTATTCAGGGAAGAATACATTCGTCGTATCGTTGAGATCGAAAGAACATGGCGCTCAGATTGTTTTGATAGCTATGCCTATAAAGGAAAGGATGTCCCCCTGATCTGCATTAAAAGAGGCTTATGGCGGTTGTTGCTCGACTTTGCTAGAGAGCATGATGCTTTTCATACACAGGGGAAGTGGAGCATGTTTGATAGTGGCTCCGCTTGGTTAAAAGTTTACACGGGAGAAAAGTCAGAAACGATGGGGGCCGGATACCATGCCTCCATTAAACCACATCAAAGGGAATTTGCTTGTGCCAGCTTCACCACATCCGATGATGAAGTTATTTTGGTCTGGTCTCCACCGACAGAATTTCTTGTTTCTGACAATGGTAGTGCAATCGGTCCCCGGTATTATTGGGATGCGAAAACAACGCATGACTGGCTGGTTAATGAAATGATTCCAGCAGCTTTGGACTGGATGGACAATCAGGCATCGAACAGAAAGCAAAGCCTGGTTAACAGAATCTTCAGTTCACTGAAGAGAGATGAGCTTGTCAGGAAAAACTACGATCCTGAGAATTATTTGACTTCTTTCTATCGTGAAACCAGTTGTGAAAGGATACAAACCATCAATTCAATTGACGGTTTCTCAACGCTGATTAATGAACTGCAACAGTTTTTTGCGCATACCCGGAAGGTGAATGTCGGGCACCTATTGTATCAGGCGATGTACCGGTGTCTGGCTGAGTTGATGTCAAAAACGCCAGTGAACGAAGATGGTTTTCACTATATTCATTCGAACCTGAATGACTTAGGGGCTGATAATTATCCAGACTTAATTCAGGCAGTCAGAGACCATGCAAATGAATCGACTGATGGGTGTAGTAATTCTTTCCGGATTGATTGTCTGCTGCGTTGTTATCAAAGTTGTCTGACTGATGATAAATGCACATTAAATGAAGTGGAAATCAAAAATATACTGCATGATTTAAAGCCCGCTTTTGTGCTGATGGATGAGCGGATATTGCTGGGTAGGCAAGGGGTATGACGAGGCTCGTAGTTTAAAAATCTGACCCAGAATCACGTCGGTTAAGGTTCTGTTTCTGACAGATCATATATCAGGCAAACAACAAGGCTTCAACTGCCGGCGTGTTGTTTTGGGTGAACTCAATAATGTGTTTCTTTTTACGCTAGAAAATAAAAATAGAAGGAATTTCTTGTGACAACGACAGTATGTGCAACAACGATGAACAGAAAAGACAAGCTCCAAACCCTAATGACTCAGATGAGCGATGGATTATTGGAAAGGGAGCATCAAATTCGACTTATGATGCTAGCTGCACTTTCTGGCGAACATGTATTACTTGTAGGACCGCCAGGAACCGCTAAAAGTGAATTGGCAAAGCGATTGAAAAGTGTCTTTGTTGAGGCGAATTACTTTGAACGATTAGTGACGCGTTTTTCTGTTCCAGAAGAGCTGTTTGGACCGCTATCAATCAAAGCGCTAGAAGAAGATCGTTATAACCGACTCACCAGTGGTTATCTCCCTGAAGCATCGGTGGCTTTTATCGATGAAATCTTTAAAGCAAATAGCGCAATCTTAAACAGTCTTTTAACTTTGTTGAATGAACGTCAATTTGATAATGGAAACCGAAGAGTCAATGTACCTTTAATCTCGGTTGTCGCAGCAAGCAACGAGTTACCGGAAGGAGAAGAACTCAGCGCTTTGTACGATAGATTCATTCTGCGTTCTTATGTATCACCTGTATCAACAGAGTCATTTGATGAGTTACTGAATGGAGCGCTAGAGGGATTCGACCCAGACCTCAATGTCCGTTTGAAGATTGAAGATCTAAATGAGGTACAGCGCCTAGCCGATAAAGTTGAGTTGACTGGAGCAACGAGAGAAGCATGTAAAGAGTTTCGTCATTACTTAGCGTCACAAGATATTTACGTATCTGATCGCCGCTGGCGTAAGCTGGTGAAATTAATGAAAGTGTCGGCTTTCACTTCAGGCTTTAATGAAACTAGCATTTACGATACTTGGATTCTTCCACACTGTTTATGGGAGAAACCAGAACAATTTGAGGGGCTGCAGGAGCTTTACCAACGTTTGGTCACTGCCGATGGGAAAACTCCGTCATCGCGTTTGATGCAGGTTATCAAAGCGTGGGAAGCAAAACTTAAGGAAGATCAACTTACTCATAAACAAGATTCTAAAGGACGACTTTTATACCTCGACCTAAATGGAGAAGAAACCGTTGAAGAGGTGAGTAAATATCAGAAGAAAGGTGCCTATGGTGATTTGCTCTATAAAGACGAATATGGAAATCAGACAGTTCAGGCAAGTAGATATGGTCGCAAATACGAACCAATCTTCGAAGAAGTTAAAAACACACCAATTCCTCTAAATAGTTCATTTTCGAAAGCTCATATTGATGGTCGAGTTAGAGAAATCCAAAGCCTAAGAAGTAGTGTCGAAGCGCACTACAACAATGTGAACAAAGAGCTGTCAGAAGTCTCAGGGTACTTTAATAATCATCTTTGGCTAGAGAAAAGTTTACTGTCTGAAGTTACCAATGCACTTGAAATTTCGATAAAAGAGGGAGAAAAATTATTGAAAAGGGTTGCTTCTTTGGAGTCAGGCTTTAAAAACCTCCCTCTAGAAGAATCCCCAACTTTGGTTTTGGAATCTTGCAGTAGTGACGTGATTGAAGGAGAACTCTGTGATTAGCGAGTCATATAAGGTTCAATCTCCGTTGTTCAACTTAGATAGTCAATTTACGTTCCTCGATAATGTGCCGGAGAAGTTTCTTCCGGTTGTTATTACAAATACTAATGGTGAGTTAGTAGAGCGGTGCAAATCATTAGTTAACTCCAGAAATGAACTTCTTGTGGGGGCGAATCCCACGAGTTTAATTCCCTTAGCCTCCCAGTCACTGACAGATGCGATTTGTAAAGTGCTAGAAGACACTGGATTAAATCGTTACTGCGC includes these proteins:
- a CDS encoding LysR family transcriptional regulator, which encodes MDRIDTMKVFTRVYERRSFSAAAEDLNLPASTVSDVIKKLEAKIGVVLLERTTRQVTPTIDGDAFYHRCLSIIQDVEDAETFLSGAKPKGALRVDVHGTLARHFLMPKLPDFLANYPEIDLFLSEGDRIADVIREGIDCVLRVGNIQPQELVAKQIATLEEVTVASPQYIQKFGLPSDYQALEKHQMVGFRATGSSTPMPLEFCIGGNTHTLSINTSLTVNSAETLVMAACNGLGIVQVPRYHVAQDISEGRLIPMLEDCPPAPSPVSVLYPRNRKYASRVKAFVDWLGDVF
- a CDS encoding SDR family oxidoreductase, which produces MSERTKIAIVTGASRGIGAEIAKRLASDGFRVVVNYAGNAQAADKVVQGIQSSGGQAMAFQADVSDAAAVSQLFEFVESTWGQVSLLVNNAGMMELKTLADVSDVHVSKMIDINLKGTIHTLREAAVRLAHGGRAVNFSTSVVGLKLESYGVYAATKAAVETLTAIMAKEMRGKNITVNAIAPGPTATELFLKGKSDELVDRMAKMNPLERLGTPEDIAAVVSFLAGPDSGWINGQVLRANGGMI
- a CDS encoding S66 family peptidase — its product is MIIPDKLSMHDQVRVLAPSRSLGIISEETRSIASQRFQALGLKLTFSKNCEVMDEFSSSSIEERIEDLHDAFLDKNVKAIFTVIGGHNVNQLLKYIDYSMIKNNPKIICGYSDTTALSNTIYHKTGLVAYSGPAYSTLGMLKGIDFTLAYLKKCLFSDAPYAINNPGTWSDDPWFLDQYKRKFYNDDGIKILNEGKAEGTLIGGNLCTFNLLQGSEFMPSLDNTILFIEDDELTFPENFDRDLQSLIHQKDFCNVKGLVIGKFQLKSAMSEQQLLKILQTKKELSTMPVLYNVSFGHTTPHICFPIGGKVKIDTDKHEKIIVEQH
- a CDS encoding HAD-IA family hydrolase — encoded protein: MKNYKKFIFDMDGTLVDSKESVEKAWCVWANEHEIDVNSILAISHGRPGEEVIREIMPHLDIKKEAAKLEVTESEHVNSVKPVPGAIEFLSQLQDEDWGIFTSAPRELAIQRLKAASVPVPEILITVEDITNGKPHPEGYALAADRLGAESNQCLVFEDAQAGIQSAVNAGCDVIRILAAAPDNHPVADCLTVQDFFDVSVCLNGKKITLK
- a CDS encoding AraC family transcriptional regulator, with product MKPIPAKSLIRPGYSWRHHLDESPLVSTQAHFHREYELLLLFNYSGMIRIGSVDMEVFPCSLFLIPPNVSHDLKGLDVNSKDIVNSKDMMPERYSLWIEKEWMSNMLIHCREMRKLSNIFGHDIGIFFSQHTASEVKNVIRQIDYKTSSLEQLSVLLRVFSLMIQDKAQVILSSPERVHFESEKDRVEALSLYLDRNYSKDISLTDLAKHIYCSERTVNRIFKKHFGETFSQRLKKIRLSHAAGMLETSGLKVSYICQMTGYKNLSNFNRQFRAYKGLTPIEYRAKFSG
- a CDS encoding AAA family ATPase, translated to MTTTVCATTMNRKDKLQTLMTQMSDGLLEREHQIRLMMLAALSGEHVLLVGPPGTAKSELAKRLKSVFVEANYFERLVTRFSVPEELFGPLSIKALEEDRYNRLTSGYLPEASVAFIDEIFKANSAILNSLLTLLNERQFDNGNRRVNVPLISVVAASNELPEGEELSALYDRFILRSYVSPVSTESFDELLNGALEGFDPDLNVRLKIEDLNEVQRLADKVELTGATREACKEFRHYLASQDIYVSDRRWRKLVKLMKVSAFTSGFNETSIYDTWILPHCLWEKPEQFEGLQELYQRLVTADGKTPSSRLMQVIKAWEAKLKEDQLTHKQDSKGRLLYLDLNGEETVEEVSKYQKKGAYGDLLYKDEYGNQTVQASRYGRKYEPIFEEVKNTPIPLNSSFSKAHIDGRVREIQSLRSSVEAHYNNVNKELSEVSGYFNNHLWLEKSLLSEVTNALEISIKEGEKLLKRVASLESGFKNLPLEESPTLVLESCSSDVIEGELCD